One Oncorhynchus clarkii lewisi isolate Uvic-CL-2024 chromosome 28, UVic_Ocla_1.0, whole genome shotgun sequence genomic region harbors:
- the LOC139386502 gene encoding far upstream element-binding protein 1 isoform X1 has protein sequence MADYSNVAPPSGNGAGMNDAFKDALQRARQIAAKIGGDGVPAAPSGNEFGYGGQKRPLEDADDCWTSLNSRTHREGMNSPFSDQPETKKVAPNDPFSAAMGMGGMGGGGPRSSSEEFKVPDGMVGFIIGRGGEQISRMQQESGCKIQIAPDSGGMPDRSVTLTGSPDSIQAAKRLLTEIVDKGRPTPAFHHNDAGGPGMSVQEMLVPASKAGLVIGKGGETIKQLQERAGVKMVMIQEGPQNTGADKPLRISGEPFKVQQAKDMVMELIREQGFREQRGEYGSRMGGGGGGEGLDVPVPRFAVGIVIGRNGEMIKKIQSDTGVRIQFKPDDGSTPERIAQIVGPPEQSQHAAEIISDLLRSVQQGGPGGPNGGGRGRGRGGNGGGNWNMGPPGGLQEFTFTVPTMKTGLIIGKGGETIKGISQQSGARIELQRNPPPNSDPNIKMFTVRGSHQQIDYARQLVEEKIGGPVSPMGGPQGPPGPHGGPSPHGPPGPPGHPAQMGPYNPGPYNQGPPGPHGPPAPYQPQGWGNGFPHWQQGQPDPGKAAADANAAAWAAYYSQYQQQPQAPMTPTGGAPGTTQANGQGDPKGPGHTGQADYSKAWEEYYNKMGQQSQQPQDYTKAWEEYYKKQGETTATQTC, from the exons ATGGCTGACTACTCGAACGTGGCTCCGCCGTCGGGAAATGGCGCCGGAATGAACGACGCTTTTAAAGACGCACTTCAGCGAGCTAGACAG ATCGCCGCTAAGATTGGTGGTGACGGCGTTCCCGCAGCGCCCTCGGGTAATGAGTTTGGCTACGGAGGCCAGAAGCGACCCCTAGAAGACGCCG ATGACTGTTGGACCAGTCTAAACAGTAGAACCCACCGGGAAGGGATGAACTCTCCTTTCTCAG ACCAACCAGAGACCAAGAAGGTGGCACCGAATGACC CGTTCTCAGCAGCGATGGGAAtgggaggaatgggaggtggtggacCACGGTCGTCATCAGAGGAGTTCAAGGTTCCTGACGGGATGGTTGGATTCA TtattggaagaggaggagaacagatATCCCGCATGCAGCAAGAGTCGGGATGCAAAATCCAGATCGCCCCCG ACAGTGGAGGAATGCCTGATAGGTCAGTCACACTGACAGGATCTCCAGACTCAATACA AGCTGCCAAGAGGCTGCTGACGGAGATTGTTGATAAGGGTCGTCCTACTCCAGCCTTCCACCACAACGACGCCGGTGGCCCCGGTATGTCTGTCCAGGAGATGCTGGTCCCTGCCTCCAAGGCTGGCCTGGTCATCgggaagggaggagagaccaTCAAACAGCTGCAGGAGAGGGCCGGGGTCAAGATGGTGATGATCCAGGAAGGGCCTCAGAACACAGGAGCGGACAAACCTCTACGCATCTCTGGGGAACCTTTTAAAGTCCAG CAAGCCAAAGACATGGTGATGGAGCTGATCAGAGAGCAGGGCttcagggagcagagaggagagtacGGCTCCAGGATGGGTGGCGGCGGAGGAGGTGAGGGCTTGGAT GTTCCGGTCCCCAGGTTTGCGGTAGGAATTGTGATCGGGAGAAACGGAGAGATGATCAAGAAGATCCAGAGCGACACAGGAGTCAGGATCCAGTTCAAACCAG aTGACGGCAGTACCCCGGAGAGGATAGCCCAGATCGTGGGTCCTCCTGAGCAGTCCCAGCATGCAGCAGAGATAATCTCTGACCTTCTGAGGAGCGTCCAGCAGGGGGGGCCGGGCGGTCCTAACGGAGGGGGCCGGGGTAGAGGCAGGGGGGGTAACGGGGGTGGTAACTGGAACATGGGTCCTCCAGGAGGACTGCAGGAGTTCACCTTCACCGTCCCGACCATGAAGACTGGACTCATCATCGGCAAAG GAGGAGAGACCATCAAGGGCATCAGTCAGCAGTCTGGGGCGCGTATTGAGCTCCAGAGAAATCCTCCCCCCAACTCCGACCCCAACATTAAGATGTTCACCGTCCGAGGATCTCATCAACAGATAGACTACGCACGGCAGCTGGTCGAGGAGAAGATCGGG ggtCCAGTCAGTCCAATGGGTGGTCCCCAAGGTCCACCAGGCCCCCACGGAGGTCCGTCTCCCCACGGCCCCCCCGGTCCTCCTGGGCACCCTGCTCAGATGGGCCCCTACAACCCCGGCCCCTACAACCAGGGACCGCCAGGACCACA TGGTCCTCCGGCTCCCTACCAGCCTCAGGGTTGGGGCAACGGCTTCCCCCACTGGCAGCAAGGACAGCCTGATCCTG GTAAAGCTGCAGCTGATGCCAACGCAGCGGCCTGGGCAGCGTATTACTCCCAGTACCAGCAGCAACCCCAGGCCCCCATGACGCCCACCGGCGGTGCCCCTGGCACCACACAGGCCAACGGGCAAG GTGACCCCAAGGGACCTGGGCATACTGGGCAGGCCGATTACTCCAAGGCCTGGGAGGAATATTACAACAAAATGG GGCAGCAAAGTCAGCAACCACAGGACTACACCAAGGCCTGGGAGGAGTACTACAAGAAACAAGGTGAGACCACTGCAACTCAAACCTGTTAG
- the LOC139386502 gene encoding far upstream element-binding protein 1 isoform X3 produces MADYSNVAPPSGNGAGMNDAFKDALQRARQIAAKIGGDGVPAAPSGNEFGYGGQKRPLEDADDCWTSLNSRTHREGMNSPFSDQPETKKVAPNDPFSAAMGMGGMGGGGPRSSSEEFKVPDGMVGFIIGRGGEQISRMQQESGCKIQIAPDSGGMPDRSVTLTGSPDSIQAAKRLLTEIVDKGRPTPAFHHNDAGGPGMSVQEMLVPASKAGLVIGKGGETIKQLQERAGVKMVMIQEGPQNTGADKPLRISGEPFKVQQAKDMVMELIREQGFREQRGEYGSRMGGGGGGEGLDVPVPRFAVGIVIGRNGEMIKKIQSDTGVRIQFKPDDGSTPERIAQIVGPPEQSQHAAEIISDLLRSVQQGGPGGPNGGGRGRGRGGNGGGNWNMGPPGGLQEFTFTVPTMKTGLIIGKGGETIKGISQQSGARIELQRNPPPNSDPNIKMFTVRGSHQQIDYARQLVEEKIGGPVSPMGGPQGPPGPHGGPSPHGPPGPPGHPAQMGPYNPGPYNQGPPGPHGPPAPYQPQGWGNGFPHWQQGQPDPGKAAADANAAAWAAYYSQYQQQPQAPMTPTGGAPGTTQANGQGQQSQQPQDYTKAWEEYYKKQGETTATQTC; encoded by the exons ATGGCTGACTACTCGAACGTGGCTCCGCCGTCGGGAAATGGCGCCGGAATGAACGACGCTTTTAAAGACGCACTTCAGCGAGCTAGACAG ATCGCCGCTAAGATTGGTGGTGACGGCGTTCCCGCAGCGCCCTCGGGTAATGAGTTTGGCTACGGAGGCCAGAAGCGACCCCTAGAAGACGCCG ATGACTGTTGGACCAGTCTAAACAGTAGAACCCACCGGGAAGGGATGAACTCTCCTTTCTCAG ACCAACCAGAGACCAAGAAGGTGGCACCGAATGACC CGTTCTCAGCAGCGATGGGAAtgggaggaatgggaggtggtggacCACGGTCGTCATCAGAGGAGTTCAAGGTTCCTGACGGGATGGTTGGATTCA TtattggaagaggaggagaacagatATCCCGCATGCAGCAAGAGTCGGGATGCAAAATCCAGATCGCCCCCG ACAGTGGAGGAATGCCTGATAGGTCAGTCACACTGACAGGATCTCCAGACTCAATACA AGCTGCCAAGAGGCTGCTGACGGAGATTGTTGATAAGGGTCGTCCTACTCCAGCCTTCCACCACAACGACGCCGGTGGCCCCGGTATGTCTGTCCAGGAGATGCTGGTCCCTGCCTCCAAGGCTGGCCTGGTCATCgggaagggaggagagaccaTCAAACAGCTGCAGGAGAGGGCCGGGGTCAAGATGGTGATGATCCAGGAAGGGCCTCAGAACACAGGAGCGGACAAACCTCTACGCATCTCTGGGGAACCTTTTAAAGTCCAG CAAGCCAAAGACATGGTGATGGAGCTGATCAGAGAGCAGGGCttcagggagcagagaggagagtacGGCTCCAGGATGGGTGGCGGCGGAGGAGGTGAGGGCTTGGAT GTTCCGGTCCCCAGGTTTGCGGTAGGAATTGTGATCGGGAGAAACGGAGAGATGATCAAGAAGATCCAGAGCGACACAGGAGTCAGGATCCAGTTCAAACCAG aTGACGGCAGTACCCCGGAGAGGATAGCCCAGATCGTGGGTCCTCCTGAGCAGTCCCAGCATGCAGCAGAGATAATCTCTGACCTTCTGAGGAGCGTCCAGCAGGGGGGGCCGGGCGGTCCTAACGGAGGGGGCCGGGGTAGAGGCAGGGGGGGTAACGGGGGTGGTAACTGGAACATGGGTCCTCCAGGAGGACTGCAGGAGTTCACCTTCACCGTCCCGACCATGAAGACTGGACTCATCATCGGCAAAG GAGGAGAGACCATCAAGGGCATCAGTCAGCAGTCTGGGGCGCGTATTGAGCTCCAGAGAAATCCTCCCCCCAACTCCGACCCCAACATTAAGATGTTCACCGTCCGAGGATCTCATCAACAGATAGACTACGCACGGCAGCTGGTCGAGGAGAAGATCGGG ggtCCAGTCAGTCCAATGGGTGGTCCCCAAGGTCCACCAGGCCCCCACGGAGGTCCGTCTCCCCACGGCCCCCCCGGTCCTCCTGGGCACCCTGCTCAGATGGGCCCCTACAACCCCGGCCCCTACAACCAGGGACCGCCAGGACCACA TGGTCCTCCGGCTCCCTACCAGCCTCAGGGTTGGGGCAACGGCTTCCCCCACTGGCAGCAAGGACAGCCTGATCCTG GTAAAGCTGCAGCTGATGCCAACGCAGCGGCCTGGGCAGCGTATTACTCCCAGTACCAGCAGCAACCCCAGGCCCCCATGACGCCCACCGGCGGTGCCCCTGGCACCACACAGGCCAACGGGCAAG GGCAGCAAAGTCAGCAACCACAGGACTACACCAAGGCCTGGGAGGAGTACTACAAGAAACAAGGTGAGACCACTGCAACTCAAACCTGTTAG
- the LOC139386502 gene encoding far upstream element-binding protein 1 isoform X4, with translation MADYSNVAPPSGNGAGMNDAFKDALQRARQIAAKIGGDGVPAAPSGNEFGYGGQKRPLEDADQPETKKVAPNDPFSAAMGMGGMGGGGPRSSSEEFKVPDGMVGFIIGRGGEQISRMQQESGCKIQIAPDSGGMPDRSVTLTGSPDSIQAAKRLLTEIVDKGRPTPAFHHNDAGGPGMSVQEMLVPASKAGLVIGKGGETIKQLQERAGVKMVMIQEGPQNTGADKPLRISGEPFKVQQAKDMVMELIREQGFREQRGEYGSRMGGGGGGEGLDVPVPRFAVGIVIGRNGEMIKKIQSDTGVRIQFKPDDGSTPERIAQIVGPPEQSQHAAEIISDLLRSVQQGGPGGPNGGGRGRGRGGNGGGNWNMGPPGGLQEFTFTVPTMKTGLIIGKGGETIKGISQQSGARIELQRNPPPNSDPNIKMFTVRGSHQQIDYARQLVEEKIGGPVSPMGGPQGPPGPHGGPSPHGPPGPPGHPAQMGPYNPGPYNQGPPGPHGPPAPYQPQGWGNGFPHWQQGQPDPGKAAADANAAAWAAYYSQYQQQPQAPMTPTGGAPGTTQANGQGQQSQQPQDYTKAWEEYYKKQGETTATQTC, from the exons ATGGCTGACTACTCGAACGTGGCTCCGCCGTCGGGAAATGGCGCCGGAATGAACGACGCTTTTAAAGACGCACTTCAGCGAGCTAGACAG ATCGCCGCTAAGATTGGTGGTGACGGCGTTCCCGCAGCGCCCTCGGGTAATGAGTTTGGCTACGGAGGCCAGAAGCGACCCCTAGAAGACGCCG ACCAACCAGAGACCAAGAAGGTGGCACCGAATGACC CGTTCTCAGCAGCGATGGGAAtgggaggaatgggaggtggtggacCACGGTCGTCATCAGAGGAGTTCAAGGTTCCTGACGGGATGGTTGGATTCA TtattggaagaggaggagaacagatATCCCGCATGCAGCAAGAGTCGGGATGCAAAATCCAGATCGCCCCCG ACAGTGGAGGAATGCCTGATAGGTCAGTCACACTGACAGGATCTCCAGACTCAATACA AGCTGCCAAGAGGCTGCTGACGGAGATTGTTGATAAGGGTCGTCCTACTCCAGCCTTCCACCACAACGACGCCGGTGGCCCCGGTATGTCTGTCCAGGAGATGCTGGTCCCTGCCTCCAAGGCTGGCCTGGTCATCgggaagggaggagagaccaTCAAACAGCTGCAGGAGAGGGCCGGGGTCAAGATGGTGATGATCCAGGAAGGGCCTCAGAACACAGGAGCGGACAAACCTCTACGCATCTCTGGGGAACCTTTTAAAGTCCAG CAAGCCAAAGACATGGTGATGGAGCTGATCAGAGAGCAGGGCttcagggagcagagaggagagtacGGCTCCAGGATGGGTGGCGGCGGAGGAGGTGAGGGCTTGGAT GTTCCGGTCCCCAGGTTTGCGGTAGGAATTGTGATCGGGAGAAACGGAGAGATGATCAAGAAGATCCAGAGCGACACAGGAGTCAGGATCCAGTTCAAACCAG aTGACGGCAGTACCCCGGAGAGGATAGCCCAGATCGTGGGTCCTCCTGAGCAGTCCCAGCATGCAGCAGAGATAATCTCTGACCTTCTGAGGAGCGTCCAGCAGGGGGGGCCGGGCGGTCCTAACGGAGGGGGCCGGGGTAGAGGCAGGGGGGGTAACGGGGGTGGTAACTGGAACATGGGTCCTCCAGGAGGACTGCAGGAGTTCACCTTCACCGTCCCGACCATGAAGACTGGACTCATCATCGGCAAAG GAGGAGAGACCATCAAGGGCATCAGTCAGCAGTCTGGGGCGCGTATTGAGCTCCAGAGAAATCCTCCCCCCAACTCCGACCCCAACATTAAGATGTTCACCGTCCGAGGATCTCATCAACAGATAGACTACGCACGGCAGCTGGTCGAGGAGAAGATCGGG ggtCCAGTCAGTCCAATGGGTGGTCCCCAAGGTCCACCAGGCCCCCACGGAGGTCCGTCTCCCCACGGCCCCCCCGGTCCTCCTGGGCACCCTGCTCAGATGGGCCCCTACAACCCCGGCCCCTACAACCAGGGACCGCCAGGACCACA TGGTCCTCCGGCTCCCTACCAGCCTCAGGGTTGGGGCAACGGCTTCCCCCACTGGCAGCAAGGACAGCCTGATCCTG GTAAAGCTGCAGCTGATGCCAACGCAGCGGCCTGGGCAGCGTATTACTCCCAGTACCAGCAGCAACCCCAGGCCCCCATGACGCCCACCGGCGGTGCCCCTGGCACCACACAGGCCAACGGGCAAG GGCAGCAAAGTCAGCAACCACAGGACTACACCAAGGCCTGGGAGGAGTACTACAAGAAACAAGGTGAGACCACTGCAACTCAAACCTGTTAG
- the LOC139386502 gene encoding far upstream element-binding protein 1 isoform X2, with protein MADYSNVAPPSGNGAGMNDAFKDALQRARQIAAKIGGDGVPAAPSGNEFGYGGQKRPLEDADQPETKKVAPNDPFSAAMGMGGMGGGGPRSSSEEFKVPDGMVGFIIGRGGEQISRMQQESGCKIQIAPDSGGMPDRSVTLTGSPDSIQAAKRLLTEIVDKGRPTPAFHHNDAGGPGMSVQEMLVPASKAGLVIGKGGETIKQLQERAGVKMVMIQEGPQNTGADKPLRISGEPFKVQQAKDMVMELIREQGFREQRGEYGSRMGGGGGGEGLDVPVPRFAVGIVIGRNGEMIKKIQSDTGVRIQFKPDDGSTPERIAQIVGPPEQSQHAAEIISDLLRSVQQGGPGGPNGGGRGRGRGGNGGGNWNMGPPGGLQEFTFTVPTMKTGLIIGKGGETIKGISQQSGARIELQRNPPPNSDPNIKMFTVRGSHQQIDYARQLVEEKIGGPVSPMGGPQGPPGPHGGPSPHGPPGPPGHPAQMGPYNPGPYNQGPPGPHGPPAPYQPQGWGNGFPHWQQGQPDPGKAAADANAAAWAAYYSQYQQQPQAPMTPTGGAPGTTQANGQGDPKGPGHTGQADYSKAWEEYYNKMGQQSQQPQDYTKAWEEYYKKQGETTATQTC; from the exons ATGGCTGACTACTCGAACGTGGCTCCGCCGTCGGGAAATGGCGCCGGAATGAACGACGCTTTTAAAGACGCACTTCAGCGAGCTAGACAG ATCGCCGCTAAGATTGGTGGTGACGGCGTTCCCGCAGCGCCCTCGGGTAATGAGTTTGGCTACGGAGGCCAGAAGCGACCCCTAGAAGACGCCG ACCAACCAGAGACCAAGAAGGTGGCACCGAATGACC CGTTCTCAGCAGCGATGGGAAtgggaggaatgggaggtggtggacCACGGTCGTCATCAGAGGAGTTCAAGGTTCCTGACGGGATGGTTGGATTCA TtattggaagaggaggagaacagatATCCCGCATGCAGCAAGAGTCGGGATGCAAAATCCAGATCGCCCCCG ACAGTGGAGGAATGCCTGATAGGTCAGTCACACTGACAGGATCTCCAGACTCAATACA AGCTGCCAAGAGGCTGCTGACGGAGATTGTTGATAAGGGTCGTCCTACTCCAGCCTTCCACCACAACGACGCCGGTGGCCCCGGTATGTCTGTCCAGGAGATGCTGGTCCCTGCCTCCAAGGCTGGCCTGGTCATCgggaagggaggagagaccaTCAAACAGCTGCAGGAGAGGGCCGGGGTCAAGATGGTGATGATCCAGGAAGGGCCTCAGAACACAGGAGCGGACAAACCTCTACGCATCTCTGGGGAACCTTTTAAAGTCCAG CAAGCCAAAGACATGGTGATGGAGCTGATCAGAGAGCAGGGCttcagggagcagagaggagagtacGGCTCCAGGATGGGTGGCGGCGGAGGAGGTGAGGGCTTGGAT GTTCCGGTCCCCAGGTTTGCGGTAGGAATTGTGATCGGGAGAAACGGAGAGATGATCAAGAAGATCCAGAGCGACACAGGAGTCAGGATCCAGTTCAAACCAG aTGACGGCAGTACCCCGGAGAGGATAGCCCAGATCGTGGGTCCTCCTGAGCAGTCCCAGCATGCAGCAGAGATAATCTCTGACCTTCTGAGGAGCGTCCAGCAGGGGGGGCCGGGCGGTCCTAACGGAGGGGGCCGGGGTAGAGGCAGGGGGGGTAACGGGGGTGGTAACTGGAACATGGGTCCTCCAGGAGGACTGCAGGAGTTCACCTTCACCGTCCCGACCATGAAGACTGGACTCATCATCGGCAAAG GAGGAGAGACCATCAAGGGCATCAGTCAGCAGTCTGGGGCGCGTATTGAGCTCCAGAGAAATCCTCCCCCCAACTCCGACCCCAACATTAAGATGTTCACCGTCCGAGGATCTCATCAACAGATAGACTACGCACGGCAGCTGGTCGAGGAGAAGATCGGG ggtCCAGTCAGTCCAATGGGTGGTCCCCAAGGTCCACCAGGCCCCCACGGAGGTCCGTCTCCCCACGGCCCCCCCGGTCCTCCTGGGCACCCTGCTCAGATGGGCCCCTACAACCCCGGCCCCTACAACCAGGGACCGCCAGGACCACA TGGTCCTCCGGCTCCCTACCAGCCTCAGGGTTGGGGCAACGGCTTCCCCCACTGGCAGCAAGGACAGCCTGATCCTG GTAAAGCTGCAGCTGATGCCAACGCAGCGGCCTGGGCAGCGTATTACTCCCAGTACCAGCAGCAACCCCAGGCCCCCATGACGCCCACCGGCGGTGCCCCTGGCACCACACAGGCCAACGGGCAAG GTGACCCCAAGGGACCTGGGCATACTGGGCAGGCCGATTACTCCAAGGCCTGGGAGGAATATTACAACAAAATGG GGCAGCAAAGTCAGCAACCACAGGACTACACCAAGGCCTGGGAGGAGTACTACAAGAAACAAGGTGAGACCACTGCAACTCAAACCTGTTAG